A genome region from Gammaproteobacteria bacterium includes the following:
- a CDS encoding RedY protein, with protein sequence MLIVIDKIKLKDTACADEFVKWVKEVDYAACHNLPSVMGFHMQRVERGGDCDFLEIVQISSWSDFEKDMRTPLFQSLVARFSQMADVSEQIICDPIPPGYRQL encoded by the coding sequence ATGTTGATTGTCATCGACAAAATCAAACTGAAAGACACGGCTTGCGCCGACGAGTTCGTCAAATGGGTCAAAGAGGTGGACTACGCCGCCTGCCATAATTTGCCGAGTGTTATGGGCTTTCACATGCAACGTGTGGAACGCGGCGGAGACTGCGATTTTCTCGAGATCGTTCAGATAAGTTCCTGGTCGGATTTTGAAAAAGACATGCGAACTCCATTGTTCCAATCGTTGGTCGCGCGCTTTTCGCAAATGGCGGACGTCAGCGAACAAATAATCTGTGATCCGATTCCGCCGGGGTACCGGCAATTGTAG